CGGCCGTGAAGCTGGCTCCGCCCGGCGTGGAGGTCGTGCTCTTCGAGGGGATCGGGGCGCTCCCCCATTTCAACCCGGACGTCGACGAGGCTGGGCCCCCCGCGACGGTCCTCGAATGGCGAAGCCAGGTCGAGCGGGCCCAGGGGTTGTTGATCTGCAGCCCGGAGTACGCCCGGGGCGTCGCGGGCGTGATGAAGAACGCCCTCGACTGGCTCGTGAGCGGCCCGGAATTCTACGAGAAGCCCGTCGCCGTCATCAACGCGTCCCAGCGGGCCACACAGGCCGACGCCAACCTGCGCGTGACCCTGACGACTATGTCCGGCCGCCTCGTCGAACCCGCTTCGATCACCCTCCCCCTGCTCGGCAAGAACCTCGACGCCGAGGCCATCGTCGCCGACCCGTCCCTCTCCTCAGCCCTTCGCGACGCGCTCCGGAACTTCGCCGAGGCGATCGGGGGAGGCTGAGAACGCCCGTCCAACGTACGTTTTGCCGTCGCTATGGCGACCAGATGACTCACGCCCTCCTCCGCGGATATCCTCAAAGGTCGGGAGGATACCCGGATTGAAGGGGCGCGAGGATGACGTGGATTCCTCGCGGCATGATGGAGATCTCCCGGTTGTTCGCTCGGAGCCAGGGCGCGATCCCGGGAATGGGGACGAGCCTCCACGGGATGTCGCTCATTGATGCCGTTGGGATTCACAAATCTTGATCCAACGCGGGCCCGCGTTCGCGACGGATTGGGGGGCTCTCGACATGGCGAGGGGACGAAAGATCAGGCTCGGGCTCGTCGGGGCGGCCGCGGCAGCCGTCGCCATCGGGGTAGGGTCGCAGTTTGCGGGGCGGACCGGCCTCGTGGCGGGTTCCGCCGTCTCCCGCACTTCGCCGCCGTCCGTCCCCTCGACGGGTCCGCCAACGACCGATGACGCCGCCGCAAAACGGGTCGATCCCGCCCTGGCCAGCCCCGGGGCGGAACTGATCGACGCCCTGGACGAGTGCGTTCAGGAGTGATTCCGGGGGACCAGGGAGTTCGGGATCTCGCGGATGGCATACCGCTGGATCATGCATGTGGGATCGGCGGAGACCTTTGCCCCGACCACAGACCGAGAGGCGGAGGTCATGGCCGCCCTCCAGAGTCGGGGTGGGAAGGTCGGCTTTTACCTCGGGAGCCGAAGGCTCGCCAGGCCGTCCATGAGTCAGGACGTCTGGGAGTGGAACGATGGGGCCATCCAGTCCATCGAGGGCCCAGTCGAGATCACGCCGGGAACGACGAACGCCCCCCTGCCCGGGGCGCGTGAGCTTCAGGAGATCGGTCGAAAGGCGCTCGAGGCCTTCGAACACGGCGACCGCTGCCAGACCGTGCTCGGCCGGTGGACCGTCGACGCCCGCGCCGTTCGGGCGTCCGAACAGAGTTGTCTCGACTGCCATCGAGACCGGAAGGATCGCGTGGCGATGGAGTCGAAGTATCTCAATCGACCCCTGGATTTCACGATCCTCGATCCGAAGCTCGGCGACCCGCTGGGCGTTGCCTTCTACGTGTACGCCCGGCCGCCGGAGTGAGCCGGCAAGATCGAGAGTGTGACCGTCGAACCGAGGTGACGCCGCCGTGCAGGCGAGTTGGAGCGGAGGCCGTCGCGGATT
Above is a window of Paludisphaera rhizosphaerae DNA encoding:
- a CDS encoding NADPH-dependent FMN reductase, which encodes MRILAVSGSLRARSSNTAVLNAAVKLAPPGVEVVLFEGIGALPHFNPDVDEAGPPATVLEWRSQVERAQGLLICSPEYARGVAGVMKNALDWLVSGPEFYEKPVAVINASQRATQADANLRVTLTTMSGRLVEPASITLPLLGKNLDAEAIVADPSLSSALRDALRNFAEAIGGG
- a CDS encoding c-type heme family protein; the protein is MAYRWIMHVGSAETFAPTTDREAEVMAALQSRGGKVGFYLGSRRLARPSMSQDVWEWNDGAIQSIEGPVEITPGTTNAPLPGARELQEIGRKALEAFEHGDRCQTVLGRWTVDARAVRASEQSCLDCHRDRKDRVAMESKYLNRPLDFTILDPKLGDPLGVAFYVYARPPE